Proteins encoded within one genomic window of Hevea brasiliensis isolate MT/VB/25A 57/8 chromosome 8, ASM3005281v1, whole genome shotgun sequence:
- the LOC110648988 gene encoding zinc finger CCCH domain-containing protein 29 yields the protein MCSGSKSKLSPSNPTMEVESGSQKDSISCKCSVLLELSASDDLVGFKSEVEEKGLDVDEASYWYGRRIGAKKMGFEERTPLMIAAMFGSTNVLKYIIETWKVDVNRACGWDKVTALHCAVAGSSNSLVEIVKLLLDASADANCVDANGNKPSDLLTSSLKSPCNSRRKLVELLLKGESLSEDEEEKLIMMSLPAKEGTEKKEYPIDVSLPDINNGIYGTDEFRMYCFKVKPCSRAYSHDWTECPFVHPGENARRRDPKKYPYSCVPCPEFRKGTCQKGDACEYAHGVFESWLHPAQYRTRLCKDETGCSRKVCFFAHKPEELRPVYASTGSAMPSPKSVSVSAVDMATLTPLSLGTSSLTLPSVSTPPMSPLSAASSSPKSGGLWQNKVNLTPPALQLPGSRLKTALCARDFDLEMELLGLENHASQLQQQQLMDEISGMSSPSCWSKDFNRIGDLKPTNLDDVFGSLDPSLLSPLQGMSLKPSTPTQLQAPTGGQIRQNMNQLRSSYPANLSSTVRKPSSYGFDSSAAVAAAVMNSRSSAFAKRSLSFIDRGPATNRLGITAAANSASMMSSNLSDWSSPDGKLDWGVQGDELNKFKKSASFGFRSNNRTTAADLTLSNADEPDVSWVNSLVKDVPPGFDAEKQYNLSKGVHESLQPWMEQLYIEQEQMVA from the coding sequence ATGTGCAGTGGTTCCAAGAGTAAACTTTCCCCTTCAAATCCCACCATGGAAGTCGAATCTGGCAGCCAGAAGGACAGTATCTCGTGCAAATGCTCAGTTTTGCTTGAATTGTCAGCCTCTGATGATCTTGTTGGCTTCAAAAGTGAGGTTGAAGAGAAGGGTTTAGATGTTGATGAGGCAAGCTATTGGTATGGGAGAAGAATTGGGGCGAAAAAGATGGGTTTTGAGGAGAGAACACCACTTATGATTGCAGCTATGTTTGGAAGTACTAATGTTTTGAAGTACATAATTGAAACTTGGAAAGTTGATGTCAATAGGGCTTGTGGCTGGGATAAGGTTACTGCACTTCACTGTGCTGTTGCTGGCAGTTCCAATTCTTTGGTTGAAATCGTCAAGCTCTTGCTCGATGCTTCTGCTGATGCCAACTGCGTCGATGCCAATGGAAACAAGCCCAGTGATCTCTTAACCTCTTCTTTGAAATCGCCCTGCAATTCAAGAAGGAAGTTGGTAGAGTTGTTGCTAAAAGGTGAAAGCTTGagtgaagatgaagaagaaaagttaATCATGATGTCTCTGCCAGCAAAAGAAGGAACTGAGAAGAAAGAATATCCAATTGATGTGTCTCTGCCAGATATAAACAATGGGATTTATGGTACAGATGAGTTTAGAATGTACTGTTTTAAGGTTAAGCCTTGCTCGAGGGCATACTCCCATGATTGGACCGAGTGCCCATTTGTCCATCCAGGGGAGAATGCAAGGAGGAGAGACCCCAAGAAGTACCCTTACAGTTGTGTCCCTTGCCCTGAGTTCCGCAAGGGGACATGCCAAAAGGGTGATGCCTGTGAATATGCACATGGTGTTTTTGAGTCATGGCTGCATCCTGCTCAATATAGAACCAGGCTTTGCAAGGATGAGACTGGTTGCTCACGGAAAGTTTGTTTCTTTGCTCACAAGCCTGAGGAATTGCGGCCTGTTTATGCTTCCACGGGTTCAGCAATGCCTTCACCCAAGTCTGTTTCAGTCAGTGCAGTGGACATGGCAACACTGACTCCATTGAGTCTCGGAACATCATCATTGACATTGCCTAGTGTCTCAACACCACCCATGTCTCCATTGTCAGCAGCCTCTTCATCCCCAAAGAGTGGAGGCTTATGGCAGAACAAAGTTAACCTAACCCCACCAGCTTTGCAGCTCCCAGGAAGTAGGCTAAAGACTGCCTTATGTGCTAGAGATTTCGATTTGGAGATGGAATTGCTTGGGCTGGAAAATCACGCTAGCCAACTTCAGCAACAGCAATTGATGGATGAGATATCTGGCATGTCCTCTCCATCCTGTTGGAGCAAGGACTTTAACAGGATTGGAGATTTGAAGCCTACTAACCTTGATGATGTTTTTGGATCTCTCGATCCTTCTTTGTTGTCTCCATTGCAGGGGATGTCGTTAAAACCTTCAACACCAACCCAATTACAAGCTCCTACTGGAGGTCAAATTCGTCAAAATATGAATCAACTTCGTTCAAGCTACCCAGCTAATCTCTCCTCCACAGTGAGGAAACCTTCTTCATATGGGTTTGATTCATCTGCTGCAGTGGCTGCAGCTGTGATGAATTCAAGGTCTTCTGCCTTTGCTAAGCGGAGCCTCAGTTTCATTGACCGTGGACCTGCAACTAACCGCCTTGGCATCACTGCAGCAGCAAATTCTGCATCCATGATGTCCTCCAATCTTTCAGATTGGAGCTCTCCTGATGGAAAACTTGATTGGGGCGTTCAAGGAGATGAGCTGAACAAGTTCAAGAAGTCTGCTTCATTTGGGTTTCGCAGCAACAACCGCACAACAGCAGCAGACTTGACACTATCAAATGCTGACGAGCCTGATGTGTCTTGGGTTAATTCCTTGGTTAAAGATGTTCCTCCTGGGTTTGATGCAGAGAAGCAGTATAATCTCAGTAAAGGAGTCCATGAATCGCTTCAGCCATGGATGGAGCAGTTGTACATAGAACAAGAGCAGATGGTGGCATAA